CTGCACCATTTGCATTGGCTCCAATGGCTGAAGCAATGTTAGAATCAAACTCACCATTAACACTTCTAAGATTTACCGTGTATTGTGCAAGTCCAGTTCCTGCTTGGAAAGCTGCACCTGAGTGTAAGCCCACTTGTGAGAAGTTTGTTCCAGAAACTAGAATATCTCTAGCGTTTAAACGGATTAGAGTTAAACGACCAACAATTGCGTGTGTTGTCCCAGAAACTCCATCAAAAGAGCCACCTGTTAGTGTTCCCCCACCTTGTGTTGCGCCATTCATTACCGCTGAACCACTTGTAACTTGAACAGAAATTGCACGCCCATCTACACTTGTGAGTTGTAATGCTCCAGAGATACTAAGAGAAGCTTGCACGCCAGTGCGCTCTTTTTGCGCATTAATTGCGTTAATAAGCCTTCCATCATAATCATTCTTTTGGACATCATTAATATCTCCAATAGAGATTCCATTAATTACTAAGCCACGGATTGTTCCAGAAGCAATTGGTCCAGCTCCTTGTCCCATAACACTATAAGTTGCACGCACACCTAGTGTGTCAGAGTTTTTATTGATTGCTTCTGCTAATGCACCAATCCCTGTTCCAGCGCTTGTAGAGATTTTTACAGATTCAATGGCATAATTGTTTGTTCCATCTGTATTTAGAAATTTAAGTGTAACTTCGCCCAAGTTTGTAGCGCCAGCACTTGGAGCTAAGTCCCCACCTGTCTCATAGCGGACATGCCCAATCTTATGGGAATTTGTAGGCTGGATTGAAGCTTTAACTGTGGTGTTAGAATATGCACCAATTTGGAATTCTTTATTTGTAAAAGCACCTGATAGCATTTGCTGACCGTTGAAGCTTGTAGTGTTTGCAATGTTGTCAAGCTCTTCCATAAGGCGTAAAATGTCGCTTTGTAATGCGTTTCTGGTTGTTGTTGTTTGACCATCTTGTGCGGCTTGTGTTGCTTTTGTCTTAATGGTATCTAAGATTTTAATTTGCTCATCCATTGCTTTATCGGCAGTTTGAATGATACCAATTGCGTCATTAGCATTTCTTGTGGCTTGTCCTAGCGCGGCTGCTTGAGAGCGCAAACTATCAGCAATAGCCATACCTGAAGCATCATCCGCTGCTTTGTTGATTCTAAGCCCTGAACTTAGCTTTTCAAGTGAATTTGCCATATTGCGGTTATTCACAATTCCTGAAGTATGCGCATTTAACGCATTAACATTGGTGTATATCCTATAACTCATTATGCATCCTTTGCAAAAATTTGAATTTGCAAAGGATAAAGCAAATGGTGTTCCACTTTTGGATTTTAGAAGTTATTTTTCTAAAACTAGCGTAAAATAGGTGCTTTCAAGATTGTTTGAAAGACTGGAATGTACAGTTTTTTCTCCCCATTTTAATGTGAAGGGTGTATGTTTTAGCATTTCTGTGATGTTTTCTTGTGTTGAGCGAAACATGATTGGCTTAAAAATACTTTTGTCTTGCATTGTATAGCCAAGGGTGGAATCAGATTTGCCAAGAAGGGTCAGAAAGCAATACTTTTGGGTAACGCGTGCAAGTTCGTTTAAAAAATGGATTGCTATTTCAAGGGGCATACAATTTAGCACACCACAACTAATTGAGAAGTCAAAAAAGTTATCTCCAAAAGGTAGAGTTGTTCCATTAGAGATTAGGAAGTTGGCGGTTAGATTTAGGCTTTTTGCTAGGGATTGTGCTTGATCTATTGCGGTTTTTGAAATATCAACTCCATAAGCTTCTATTTCAAATTCAGAGAGAAGTAAAGTTTGTCTGCCATTGCCACAGCCAAAATCTAGAGCTTTTAGGGATTTATCTGTGGGGGGGGGGCATAAATTGGCATAAATTGCTTAAAAGCAACTTGTTTTTTGATAAAGCGATTTAGGAATCTTAAAAGTTCATTGTGGGGGTAGAAAATGGAGTTTTCACCATTTATAAAGGAAGTGTCCCACTGATTTGTTGTTTGCATTGTCATCCTTTTTGCTTGAAATTATAGGGAATTATCGCTAAAGCTTGCTGATTCTTGCTAAAGTTTTGCTACAATTTCTGCTAAATTTTGTAATGAATTTGTATTCTATGTGATCCTAAGGAAGCTTAAAATGGTACCAAAGATGTTA
The Helicobacter winghamensis ATCC BAA-430 DNA segment above includes these coding regions:
- a CDS encoding flagellin B, with translation MSYRIYTNVNALNAHTSGIVNNRNMANSLEKLSSGLRINKAADDASGMAIADSLRSQAAALGQATRNANDAIGIIQTADKAMDEQIKILDTIKTKATQAAQDGQTTTTRNALQSDILRLMEELDNIANTTSFNGQQMLSGAFTNKEFQIGAYSNTTVKASIQPTNSHKIGHVRYETGGDLAPSAGATNLGEVTLKFLNTDGTNNYAIESVKISTSAGTGIGALAEAINKNSDTLGVRATYSVMGQGAGPIASGTIRGLVINGISIGDINDVQKNDYDGRLINAINAQKERTGVQASLSISGALQLTSVDGRAISVQVTSGSAVMNGATQGGGTLTGGSFDGVSGTTHAIVGRLTLIRLNARDILVSGTNFSQVGLHSGAAFQAGTGLAQYTVNLRSVNGEFDSNIASAIGANANGAVAAINANGIGAGVTSLEGAMAVMDMAQSAQEHLDKIRADLGSVQQQLVATINNITVTQVNVKSAESQIRDTDFAEESATFSKTNILAQSGSFAMAQANQVQQNILKLLQ
- a CDS encoding class I SAM-dependent methyltransferase, with translation MYANLCPPPTDKSLKALDFGCGNGRQTLLLSEFEIEAYGVDISKTAIDQAQSLAKSLNLTANFLISNGTTLPFGDNFFDFSISCGVLNCMPLEIAIHFLNELARVTQKYCFLTLLGKSDSTLGYTMQDKSIFKPIMFRSTQENITEMLKHTPFTLKWGEKTVHSSLSNNLESTYFTLVLEK